One window of the Pseudofrankia sp. DC12 genome contains the following:
- a CDS encoding nuclear transport factor 2 family protein, producing the protein MPDSPRPPLPPFTEESAREKVRRAEDAWNSRDPGAVALGYSQDSRWRNRAEFVTGRAEIVEFLARKWTRELDYRLIKELWAFGANRIAVRFAYECHDDSGQWYRSYGNENWEFNADGLMVRRHASINDLPIAESDRLCHWPIGRRPDDHPGLSDLGL; encoded by the coding sequence ATGCCCGACTCACCCCGCCCGCCGCTGCCGCCGTTCACCGAGGAGAGCGCCCGGGAGAAGGTGCGCCGGGCCGAGGACGCCTGGAACAGCCGCGATCCCGGCGCGGTCGCCCTGGGCTACTCGCAGGACAGCCGGTGGCGGAACCGCGCCGAGTTCGTCACCGGCCGCGCGGAGATCGTCGAGTTCCTGGCCCGCAAGTGGACCAGGGAGCTGGACTACCGCCTCATCAAGGAGCTGTGGGCGTTCGGCGCGAACAGGATCGCGGTCCGGTTCGCCTACGAGTGCCACGACGACTCGGGTCAGTGGTACCGCTCGTACGGCAACGAGAACTGGGAGTTCAACGCCGACGGCCTGATGGTCCGCCGGCACGCCAGCATCAACGATCTGCCGATCGCGGAGTCCGACCGGCTCTGCCACTGGCCGATCGGCCGCCGGCCGGACGACCACCCTGGGCTGAGCGATCTGGGCCTTTGA
- a CDS encoding GNAT family N-acetyltransferase, producing the protein MAPGRPSQADGAVLVVRPGLTYAELNGLFGASWPGRGPASFAPVLSRSLTWIAARRGERLVGFVNVVGDGGVHAFILDTTVHPDVRRQGLGIRLVLAAADEARARGAEWLHVDYEPHLKPFYQRCGFRQTAAGLLQL; encoded by the coding sequence ATGGCGCCCGGTAGACCGTCCCAGGCTGACGGAGCAGTGCTGGTCGTGCGTCCTGGCCTGACGTACGCCGAGCTCAACGGGCTGTTCGGCGCGTCGTGGCCGGGCCGCGGACCTGCGTCGTTCGCGCCAGTGCTGTCTCGCAGTCTTACGTGGATCGCGGCGCGTCGAGGAGAGCGGCTGGTAGGTTTCGTCAACGTCGTCGGTGACGGCGGCGTGCACGCTTTCATCCTGGACACCACCGTGCACCCGGACGTCCGCCGCCAGGGACTCGGGATACGCCTGGTGCTAGCTGCCGCGGACGAGGCGAGGGCTCGCGGCGCCGAGTGGCTGCACGTCGACTACGAACCACATCTGAAACCCTTCTACCAGCGATGCGGGTTCCGCCAGACTGCTGCGGGCCTCCTGCAGCTGTGA
- a CDS encoding IS66 family transposase, translating to MSSVDQPAPSYDELAVLVVAQAAQVAGLRAALEKAHAEIEALRAQVATSSRNSSKPPSSDGLGKPDPKSRRARTGRKPGGQEGHEGSTLRLAADPGRVVTHEPAVCRGCGDGLVLAAVTSVERRQVVDLPEPVPLVVEHRLVERECACCGTRTRAAAPRGADAPVQYGPRVEATVLYLYGGQFLARDRAAAAMAELFGTPLSAGTVAAMLARAAARLAKEFLPRVRDEIAAAPVAGFDETGLRVAGKLHWVHCARTEKYTLLVCHLRRGVEGMAYLGVLPGYTGVAVHDCWSPYDTYVQTDHQLCCAHVARELTAVADTSPPDGWCWATQAGEALVDLERLAADARAAGATALAPEATAEPLRRLRHAVQIGISQTQARSTKLMRKHNALARRLADREADYLRFLNNLAIPPDNNGPERDIRMVKLRQKVSGCLRSLTGARQFCALRSYLSTTAKHGLAMLDALVQLAEGRPWLPTNTQAPTATA from the coding sequence GTGTCTTCCGTCGATCAGCCCGCGCCGTCGTATGACGAGCTCGCGGTGCTGGTCGTGGCGCAGGCCGCGCAGGTCGCCGGGTTGCGGGCCGCGTTGGAGAAGGCGCACGCCGAGATCGAGGCGTTGCGGGCCCAGGTGGCGACGAGCTCGCGGAACTCCTCGAAGCCGCCGAGCTCGGACGGGCTGGGGAAGCCGGACCCGAAGTCGCGGCGTGCGCGGACCGGCCGGAAGCCGGGGGGTCAGGAAGGGCATGAGGGGTCGACGCTGAGGCTGGCCGCGGACCCGGGCCGGGTCGTGACCCATGAGCCGGCGGTGTGTCGGGGCTGCGGGGACGGGCTGGTGCTGGCGGCGGTCACCTCGGTCGAGCGGCGCCAGGTCGTGGACCTGCCGGAACCGGTCCCGCTGGTCGTCGAGCACCGGTTGGTCGAGCGGGAGTGCGCCTGCTGCGGGACCCGGACCCGGGCGGCGGCACCGCGCGGGGCCGACGCCCCGGTCCAGTACGGCCCGCGGGTCGAGGCGACGGTCCTCTATCTCTATGGCGGCCAGTTCCTGGCGCGCGACCGGGCCGCCGCCGCGATGGCCGAACTGTTCGGCACGCCGCTGTCGGCGGGCACGGTCGCCGCGATGCTCGCCCGCGCCGCGGCCCGCCTGGCCAAGGAGTTCCTCCCGAGGGTCCGCGACGAGATCGCGGCGGCGCCGGTCGCCGGGTTCGACGAGACCGGGCTGCGCGTCGCCGGGAAGCTGCACTGGGTGCACTGCGCCCGCACCGAGAAGTACACCCTGCTCGTCTGCCACCTCCGCCGCGGCGTCGAGGGGATGGCCTACCTGGGCGTGCTGCCCGGCTACACCGGGGTCGCGGTGCACGACTGCTGGTCGCCGTATGACACCTACGTCCAGACGGATCACCAGCTCTGCTGTGCCCACGTGGCGCGGGAGTTGACCGCGGTCGCAGACACGTCGCCGCCCGACGGCTGGTGCTGGGCGACGCAGGCCGGCGAGGCGCTCGTCGACCTCGAGCGGCTCGCCGCCGACGCCCGCGCCGCCGGCGCCACCGCCCTCGCTCCCGAAGCGACCGCCGAGCCGCTGCGCCGGCTGCGCCACGCCGTCCAGATCGGGATCAGCCAGACCCAGGCCCGCTCGACGAAGCTGATGCGTAAGCACAACGCCCTGGCCCGCCGCCTCGCCGACCGCGAGGCCGACTACCTGCGCTTCCTGAACAACCTGGCCATCCCACCAGACAACAACGGGCCGGAGCGCGACATCAGAATGGTCAAGCTGAGACAGAAGGTCTCCGGCTGCCTGCGCTCCCTCACCGGCGCCCGCCAGTTCTGCGCACTGCGCAGCTACCTCTCGACCACCGCCAAACACGGCCTCGCCATGCTCGACGCCCTCGTCCAACTCGCCGAGGGCCGCCCCTGGCTGCCCACCAACACCCAAGCCCCCACCGCCACCGCGTGA
- a CDS encoding cytochrome P450, with translation MQHHLTVRHGDIIEVSRRPADFCSGQGALWVNDLSPEFNEFFGSIINLDSPRHLQLRRIVAAAFTPRTLRRLDYDIQRTAAATVAAAALRGDIDIVADLAAPFPLTVICDLVGIPESHRASVQTVSNVIVSGGDPDFVPHQQDPVNAFLDAGASLADLATDLAEQRRRRPTDDLLTALVQAEVDGIHLTTREISSFFVLLAFAGQETTRNAISLGIWTLHNNRHARDAWVADFERMHPTAVDEILRYTTPVATMRRTATRDTTLNGHRLAKGDKILLFYAAANRDEQVFREPDRLDLTRAPNSHLAFGGPGPHFCLGAQLARAEIIAIFREAFRQLPELTITGEPEFLRSISVNGIKRLSARARPLP, from the coding sequence GTGCAGCATCACTTGACAGTCAGACACGGCGACATCATCGAGGTCTCCCGCCGCCCGGCTGATTTCTGCTCCGGTCAGGGTGCCCTGTGGGTCAATGATCTCAGTCCCGAGTTCAACGAGTTCTTTGGCTCGATCATCAACCTCGATAGCCCTCGACACCTCCAGCTCCGCCGGATCGTCGCTGCCGCGTTCACTCCCCGCACCCTGCGCCGCCTGGATTACGACATCCAGCGCACAGCTGCCGCGACCGTCGCCGCTGCCGCTCTGCGCGGCGATATCGACATCGTCGCCGACCTGGCCGCGCCCTTCCCACTCACGGTCATATGCGACCTTGTCGGTATTCCAGAAAGCCACCGGGCCAGCGTCCAGACGGTGTCCAACGTGATCGTCTCCGGAGGCGATCCCGACTTCGTGCCCCACCAACAGGATCCGGTCAACGCGTTCCTCGATGCTGGCGCCAGCCTCGCCGACCTAGCAACCGATCTCGCCGAGCAGCGCAGGCGCAGGCCCACCGACGACCTGCTGACTGCCCTCGTCCAAGCCGAGGTCGACGGGATCCACCTCACGACGCGGGAAATCTCCTCCTTCTTCGTCCTATTGGCATTCGCGGGCCAAGAGACCACACGCAACGCGATCAGTCTCGGTATCTGGACCCTCCACAATAATCGCCACGCGCGCGACGCCTGGGTCGCCGACTTTGAACGGATGCACCCCACCGCCGTCGACGAAATCCTCCGCTACACCACACCCGTCGCGACCATGCGCCGCACTGCTACCCGGGACACCACCCTCAACGGCCACCGTCTCGCGAAAGGCGACAAGATCTTGCTATTCTATGCCGCCGCCAACCGCGATGAACAGGTCTTTCGCGAGCCCGATCGGCTGGACCTAACCCGAGCCCCGAACTCCCACCTCGCATTCGGAGGACCCGGTCCCCACTTCTGTCTCGGCGCCCAACTTGCACGTGCCGAGATCATTGCGATCTTTCGCGAAGCCTTCCGCCAGCTGCCTGAACTCACCATTACCGGCGAGCCCGAGTTCCTTCGCTCGATCTCCGTCAACGGCATCAAACGACTCTCGGCAAGGGCAAGGCCCCTTCCGTGA
- a CDS encoding anti-sigma factor has product MDPTPSADGAGNSGDVHGGGPRDVVRLTIPAAGADLVVLRTATASLAARADFTLDDIEDLRIAVDEASALLLISAVPESALECVFTLSPRLMRVTVSVDSLDGEPPSKDTFAWTVLSALAGEVGSSTGPDQRVTIELAKGRGDRGG; this is encoded by the coding sequence GTGGATCCGACGCCTTCAGCCGATGGCGCGGGCAACTCCGGCGATGTCCACGGTGGCGGCCCGCGCGACGTCGTGCGGCTCACCATCCCCGCCGCCGGCGCTGACCTGGTCGTCCTGCGCACCGCGACCGCGTCGTTGGCCGCGCGGGCGGACTTCACCCTTGACGACATCGAGGACCTGCGGATCGCCGTGGACGAGGCCTCCGCCCTGCTATTGATCTCCGCAGTCCCGGAATCGGCGCTGGAGTGCGTCTTCACGCTGTCGCCACGCCTCATGCGGGTCACCGTCTCGGTCGACAGCCTTGACGGCGAGCCGCCGTCGAAGGACACGTTCGCCTGGACCGTGCTAAGCGCGCTGGCCGGCGAGGTCGGCAGCTCCACCGGGCCGGACCAGCGAGTCACGATCGAGCTGGCAAAAGGACGCGGCGACCGCGGCGGGTAG
- a CDS encoding response regulator transcription factor: MRGTVAVVDDDHVLCATIVRVLRLEGFAVAWSAGSGDEALRRAEGAARPDALLLDITLPDTDGRDLLGALRGRGVAAPALLLSAKGSTADKMLGFGAGADDYLTKPFAIDELLARLDVLVRRSPVPAARELLLDPVRHIVAGPAAAAPLSPTEYRLLAALVSRQGEVVRRASLISSAWPPGAVVRENTLDSYVTRLRRTLRVIGATSSIATARGVGYRLD; this comes from the coding sequence ATGCGCGGGACCGTCGCCGTCGTCGACGACGACCACGTCCTGTGCGCGACGATCGTCCGGGTGCTGCGGCTCGAGGGGTTCGCCGTCGCCTGGTCCGCCGGTAGCGGAGACGAGGCGCTGCGCCGGGCGGAGGGCGCCGCGCGACCGGACGCGTTGCTTCTGGACATCACGCTGCCCGACACCGACGGTCGCGACCTGCTGGGCGCGCTGCGCGGCCGTGGCGTCGCCGCGCCGGCGCTGCTGCTGTCCGCCAAGGGCTCGACAGCCGACAAGATGCTCGGCTTCGGCGCCGGCGCCGACGACTACCTGACGAAGCCGTTCGCGATCGACGAGCTGCTCGCGCGCCTCGACGTGCTCGTGCGCCGCTCCCCCGTCCCCGCGGCCCGGGAGCTGCTGCTCGACCCGGTCCGCCACATCGTCGCCGGGCCGGCCGCGGCGGCCCCGCTTTCGCCGACCGAGTACCGCCTGCTCGCCGCGCTGGTCAGCCGGCAGGGCGAGGTGGTCCGGCGGGCGAGCCTGATCTCCAGCGCGTGGCCGCCTGGCGCGGTGGTCCGGGAGAACACCCTGGACAGCTACGTCACGAGGCTGCGGCGCACCCTGCGCGTCATCGGAGCGACGTCGTCGATCGCCACCGCCCGCGGCGTCGGCTACCGGCTCGACTGA
- a CDS encoding transposase, translated as MARGDLTNEQWAVLEPLLPSETDKKKPGRPRTWSRRQLIDGIRWRTRTGAPWRDMPARYGHWRTVYGLFLDWHRDGTWNRALNALRSRTDAASLITWEVSVDSTRHPCPQHAAGASNLVPRASDPRRR; from the coding sequence GTGGCACGGGGTGACCTTACAAACGAGCAGTGGGCTGTGCTCGAGCCGTTACTGCCCTCGGAGACGGATAAGAAGAAGCCGGGTCGTCCACGGACGTGGTCGCGGCGACAGTTGATCGACGGGATCCGATGGCGGACGCGGACCGGTGCGCCGTGGCGTGACATGCCGGCCCGCTATGGGCATTGGCGCACCGTCTACGGGCTGTTCTTGGACTGGCATCGCGATGGGACGTGGAACAGAGCGTTGAACGCGCTGCGGTCTCGGACGGATGCCGCCAGTCTGATCACCTGGGAGGTTTCGGTCGATTCGACCCGCCACCCGTGCCCCCAACACGCGGCGGGAGCGTCGAACCTCGTGCCGCGCGCAAGCGACCCCCGGCGGCGCTGA
- a CDS encoding membrane protein, producing MNLTNSAGSRRRAGRTMFNKVPEITVYFWIIKVLCTTVGESAADYINSTLGFGLGRTTLLMAVLLVIALVAQFRLDRYVPGVYWTAVVLISVVGTLVTDNLTDGAHVSLIVSTIAFSALLALTFVSWYRSEGTLSIHSIVTSRREAYYWLVVLFTFALGTASGDLLVDRLSFTPLTAVITFAAAIAVVFVAHQFFGLGPMVSFWIAYVLTRPLGGSTGDYLSGAPDEGGSGLGTLGTSLLFLAAIILTVVYLTVTGRDRTEVQAGRADGAAVADPAVIPTARDYAAASEDGAWADEAAGRFGQR from the coding sequence GTGAACCTGACAAACTCGGCTGGAAGCCGGCGGCGCGCGGGCCGGACGATGTTCAACAAGGTCCCGGAGATAACCGTCTACTTCTGGATAATCAAGGTCCTCTGTACGACGGTCGGGGAAAGCGCGGCCGACTACATCAACAGCACGCTGGGTTTCGGCCTCGGTAGGACGACGCTGCTGATGGCGGTGCTGCTCGTCATCGCCCTGGTCGCCCAGTTCCGGCTCGACCGGTATGTCCCGGGCGTCTACTGGACGGCGGTGGTGCTGATCAGCGTCGTCGGCACACTGGTGACCGACAACCTCACCGACGGCGCGCACGTGAGCCTGATCGTCAGCACGATCGCCTTCTCCGCGCTGCTGGCGCTGACCTTCGTGTCCTGGTACCGGTCCGAGGGCACACTGTCGATCCACAGCATCGTGACCAGCCGGCGTGAGGCGTACTACTGGCTCGTCGTGCTGTTCACTTTCGCCCTCGGCACGGCATCGGGCGACCTGCTGGTCGACCGGCTGAGCTTCACCCCGCTGACCGCGGTCATCACCTTCGCCGCCGCGATCGCGGTCGTGTTCGTGGCGCACCAGTTCTTCGGCCTCGGGCCGATGGTGTCGTTCTGGATCGCCTACGTGCTGACCCGCCCGCTCGGTGGCTCGACCGGGGACTACCTCAGCGGCGCCCCCGACGAGGGTGGCTCGGGCCTCGGCACGCTGGGCACGAGCCTGCTGTTCCTGGCCGCGATCATCCTCACGGTGGTCTACCTGACCGTCACAGGGAGAGACCGCACGGAGGTCCAGGCGGGCAGGGCGGACGGTGCCGCCGTCGCTGACCCGGCGGTCATCCCGACGGCCCGGGACTACGCCGCGGCGTCGGAGGACGGCGCCTGGGCGGACGAGGCGGCTGGCCGGTTCGGCCAGCGCTAG
- a CDS encoding IS3 family transposase has product MKAVESTALRAEAERIVELENEMKILRKAAAVERVVPPKARFALVAELAAEGVPVKQACLILGVSRSGFYDAKSRPPSARAIRQVWLTDQITAVFEAWRQTYGAPRVRAELVLGQGVVVSRKTVAGLMRRARLAGLPLRRVARKVPTAATVTDLVRRDFHHDGPNELWVTDITEHPTREGKVYCCLVLDVFSRRVVGWAIDSRACAEVTSQAS; this is encoded by the coding sequence ATGAAGGCCGTCGAGTCGACGGCTCTGCGGGCCGAGGCGGAGCGGATCGTCGAGTTGGAGAACGAAATGAAGATCCTTCGGAAGGCGGCGGCGGTCGAGCGGGTGGTGCCCCCCAAAGCACGGTTCGCTCTCGTGGCGGAACTCGCCGCTGAGGGCGTCCCGGTCAAGCAGGCGTGTCTGATCCTCGGGGTCTCCCGCTCGGGTTTCTACGACGCGAAGAGCCGGCCGCCGTCGGCCCGGGCGATCCGCCAGGTCTGGCTGACCGATCAGATCACCGCGGTGTTCGAGGCGTGGCGGCAGACCTACGGTGCGCCCCGGGTCCGCGCCGAACTGGTCCTCGGCCAGGGCGTGGTCGTGTCTCGTAAGACGGTCGCGGGGTTGATGCGCAGGGCACGGCTCGCTGGGCTGCCGCTGCGACGGGTGGCGAGGAAGGTGCCTACAGCGGCCACGGTCACCGACCTGGTGCGCCGGGACTTCCACCACGACGGGCCGAACGAGCTGTGGGTTACCGACATCACCGAACACCCGACCCGGGAAGGCAAGGTCTACTGCTGCCTCGTGTTGGACGTCTTCTCACGTCGAGTCGTCGGCTGGGCGATCGATTCCCGGGCATGCGCGGAGGTAACTAGTCAGGCCTCCTGA
- a CDS encoding HAMP domain-containing sensor histidine kinase, giving the protein MRRRLVLLTVTVLAASLALFTVAFWLLLHGWLRHDAGVLLASRARAATALVAVDAGRLVLEETPGDEAVEPALWLYDPGLTLVARPPGDRSLDQATRALASGGPGTRVVGQVELRAMTVQDGTRHVGMVVVALSLAPYTHSERLALGAAALLDVLVLAGAALLARRLVGSALRPVAAMTACARAWGAHVPDQRFGLGPPRDEITGLAATLDGLLTRLAASLRHEALVTSQIAHELKAPLTRLRAVAETSARYDTRSEPLRATLGQVVDEVDQLTGVVETLLKAHGGSATTGEVDLVAVAHRVARAAPSGTPVTVNGTAGVALCDPELAERMLAPIVANALRYARGSVALRLDRPGVTAGGRAAVRLAVLDDGPGFAAGEAEAVFEPGYRGAASTGDGAGLGLPLARRLARLAGGDVRVVPEARGHVVLTLPALPDAGWDDAGLGTTRPPLAAASTLGGQGASGREVGATG; this is encoded by the coding sequence ATGCGGCGCCGGCTGGTGCTGCTCACCGTCACGGTGCTGGCGGCCTCACTCGCCCTGTTCACGGTCGCGTTCTGGCTGCTGCTGCACGGCTGGCTGCGTCACGACGCCGGCGTTCTGCTCGCCTCGCGGGCGCGGGCCGCCACGGCGCTGGTCGCCGTCGACGCCGGTCGGCTGGTACTCGAGGAGACCCCGGGCGACGAGGCGGTGGAGCCGGCGCTCTGGCTGTACGACCCCGGGCTGACGCTGGTCGCCCGCCCGCCCGGCGATCGCTCGCTCGACCAGGCCACCCGGGCGTTGGCCTCCGGCGGTCCGGGCACTCGGGTCGTCGGCCAGGTGGAGCTGCGTGCCATGACGGTCCAGGACGGGACTCGCCATGTCGGCATGGTCGTGGTCGCCTTGAGCCTTGCTCCGTACACGCACAGCGAGCGGCTGGCCCTCGGCGCGGCGGCGCTGCTCGACGTCCTGGTGTTGGCCGGCGCGGCGCTGCTCGCCCGCCGGCTGGTCGGCTCGGCACTGCGCCCGGTGGCGGCGATGACGGCGTGTGCCCGCGCGTGGGGCGCGCACGTCCCGGACCAGCGGTTCGGCCTCGGCCCACCGCGCGACGAGATCACCGGCCTCGCGGCGACCCTGGACGGGCTGCTCACCAGGCTCGCGGCGAGCCTTCGCCACGAGGCGCTGGTCACCTCGCAGATCGCCCATGAGCTGAAGGCACCGCTGACCCGGCTGCGTGCCGTCGCGGAGACCTCCGCCCGCTACGACACGCGCAGCGAGCCGCTGCGCGCCACGCTGGGCCAGGTCGTCGACGAGGTCGACCAGCTCACCGGCGTCGTCGAGACCCTGCTGAAGGCACACGGCGGCTCGGCGACCACCGGCGAGGTCGATCTCGTCGCCGTCGCCCACCGGGTCGCGCGGGCCGCGCCGTCCGGGACGCCGGTGACCGTCAACGGGACCGCCGGCGTGGCCCTCTGCGACCCGGAACTGGCGGAACGGATGCTGGCGCCGATCGTGGCCAACGCGCTGCGCTACGCCCGCGGGTCGGTCGCCCTGCGCCTGGACCGGCCCGGCGTGACCGCCGGCGGCCGGGCGGCGGTCCGGCTCGCCGTCCTCGACGACGGGCCGGGGTTCGCCGCCGGTGAGGCGGAGGCGGTATTCGAGCCGGGCTACCGGGGGGCCGCCTCGACCGGCGACGGCGCCGGGCTCGGCCTCCCGTTGGCCCGCAGGCTTGCTCGCCTCGCGGGCGGCGACGTCCGGGTGGTTCCCGAGGCACGCGGCCACGTGGTCCTCACGTTGCCCGCGCTCCCGGACGCCGGCTGGGACGACGCCGGGCTCGGCACCACCAGACCGCCGCTCGCCGCCGCCAGCACCCTGGGAGGGCAGGGCGCCAGCGGCCGCGAGGTGGGAGCGACCGGATGA
- a CDS encoding phosphatase PAP2 family protein, with product MLILTWQAAVIVAAVLLAGALIGSIANSYWPHRAVEIVSAAARESGIILALFGLWQVVRILAITRVAGGIRNGEWIWHAEQRAHLPSELTLERFMLRHEGALHLANTFYSTVHFPAMIAFLCWLFIRHRQSYPSARNSIVLLTGSCLLIQVFLPVAPPRMLTSVGFVDEAVQLGQSVYGEFGGGVAAQLSAMPSVHVAWAFLIAVEVIRASPSRWRWLIAVHPVLTTFVVVVTANHYWADGIVAVVLLALAELGSWAIAASRRRLWPAGLLPAQSRRPARHDQPSGVAGSRTAADEWAING from the coding sequence ATGCTGATCTTGACCTGGCAGGCGGCCGTCATCGTGGCGGCCGTCCTGCTGGCGGGGGCGCTGATCGGCTCGATCGCCAACAGCTACTGGCCGCACCGGGCGGTGGAGATCGTCTCGGCAGCCGCCCGGGAGTCGGGGATCATCCTCGCGCTGTTCGGGCTGTGGCAGGTCGTGCGCATTCTCGCGATCACCCGGGTCGCCGGCGGGATCCGCAACGGGGAGTGGATCTGGCACGCGGAGCAGCGGGCTCACCTGCCCAGCGAGCTCACCCTGGAGCGGTTCATGCTCCGGCACGAGGGAGCGCTCCACCTGGCCAACACCTTCTACAGCACCGTGCACTTCCCGGCCATGATCGCCTTTCTGTGCTGGCTGTTCATCCGGCACCGGCAGAGCTACCCGTCGGCGCGCAACTCGATCGTGCTGCTGACCGGCTCGTGTCTGCTCATCCAGGTGTTCCTGCCGGTGGCTCCGCCGCGGATGCTCACCTCGGTCGGCTTCGTCGACGAGGCGGTGCAGCTCGGCCAGTCGGTGTACGGGGAGTTCGGCGGCGGCGTGGCCGCGCAGCTGTCGGCCATGCCGTCGGTACACGTCGCCTGGGCGTTCCTCATCGCCGTCGAGGTGATCCGGGCCAGCCCCAGCCGCTGGCGCTGGCTCATCGCCGTCCACCCGGTCCTGACGACCTTCGTCGTCGTCGTCACGGCCAACCACTACTGGGCCGACGGGATCGTCGCGGTCGTCCTGCTGGCGCTGGCCGAGCTGGGCAGCTGGGCCATCGCGGCCTCGCGGCGCCGCCTCTGGCCGGCCGGGCTGCTGCCCGCCCAGTCCCGGCGGCCCGCCCGCCACGATCAGCCGAGTGGCGTTGCGGGGTCACGCACCGCCGCGGACGAATGGGCGATCAACGGCTGA
- a CDS encoding Clp protease N-terminal domain-containing protein: MESLEDLISSVESQTQNGAIGFKLYHASFISERLADLSDRLILHFVQEARESNLSWTYIGQSLGVTKQAAQQRFGGRKSTEVTFPKMRLPLSLSPELNPVMQAANAEAFGFGHELVGTEHLVLGLLSDQNNSAAKAINGIGVPLESVRDAAKKAVSPARERTGVENFPHTLTPRAQTVITVLMIKEAQRRGHSQVLAEDLLMGILGDDGGIGAAILLDAGIEANLLREWLG, encoded by the coding sequence ATGGAATCGCTTGAAGATCTTATCTCCTCCGTTGAAAGTCAGACGCAGAATGGCGCGATAGGCTTTAAGCTCTATCATGCCTCTTTTATATCTGAACGTCTTGCGGACCTCTCTGATCGACTCATTCTTCATTTCGTTCAAGAGGCGAGAGAATCCAATCTTTCCTGGACCTATATCGGGCAGAGTCTTGGTGTAACCAAGCAGGCGGCGCAGCAGCGCTTTGGGGGTAGGAAATCGACTGAGGTCACTTTTCCCAAGATGAGACTCCCTCTTTCCCTGTCTCCGGAGCTTAATCCGGTGATGCAAGCCGCAAACGCTGAAGCTTTCGGATTTGGGCATGAACTTGTCGGTACTGAACATCTCGTTCTTGGGTTGCTGTCTGATCAAAATAACTCTGCGGCCAAAGCGATAAATGGAATTGGAGTACCTTTGGAATCCGTCAGGGATGCGGCAAAGAAAGCCGTTTCGCCTGCACGAGAACGAACTGGTGTAGAGAACTTTCCCCATACGCTTACGCCTCGCGCACAGACGGTGATTACCGTACTGATGATAAAAGAAGCCCAAAGGAGGGGCCACAGTCAAGTCCTAGCCGAGGATCTGCTTATGGGAATTCTTGGTGACGATGGTGGCATTGGTGCAGCTATTCTTCTCGATGCGGGGATAGAGGCTAACTTGCTTAGGGAATGGCTTGGCTAG
- a CDS encoding integrase core domain-containing protein produces MALRLVYLAVRWLTGWLALFARSSASKDAEILLLRHELVVLRRQVARPRLTWADRAVFAALARLLPRASWPVLPVRPETILRWHRQLARRHWTQPYRRVGRPSTAAEVRALVLRLARENPPWGYRRVHGELVGLGHRIGASTVWKILRTAGIDPSPRRAGPTWRQFLHAQARGIVACDFFTVDTVRLTRLYILFFLELDRRRVHLAGVTRHPTGAWVTQQARNLLIDHDLRPSPIRYLIRDRDTKFTTAFDAVFTADNITILRTPVQAPVANAYAERWVGTVRRECLDHLLILGERHLTAVLTDFVDHYNAHRPHRSLHQRPPAATGPPPEPAAAVVRRDRLDGLVHEYLQAA; encoded by the coding sequence GTGGCGTTGCGGTTGGTCTATCTCGCTGTGCGCTGGTTGACCGGCTGGCTGGCGCTGTTCGCGCGGAGTTCCGCGTCGAAGGACGCCGAGATCCTTCTGCTGCGGCATGAGCTGGTCGTTCTACGCCGTCAGGTGGCCCGGCCACGGTTGACCTGGGCGGATCGGGCGGTGTTCGCCGCGCTGGCGCGGCTGCTTCCCCGGGCGTCCTGGCCGGTTCTGCCCGTGCGGCCCGAAACGATCCTGCGGTGGCATCGCCAGCTGGCCCGCCGACACTGGACCCAGCCGTATCGCCGGGTTGGCCGGCCCTCGACCGCGGCGGAGGTTCGCGCGCTCGTGTTGCGGCTCGCCCGGGAAAACCCCCCGTGGGGATACCGGCGCGTTCATGGCGAGCTGGTCGGGCTCGGTCACCGGATCGGTGCCTCCACTGTCTGGAAGATCCTGCGGACGGCCGGAATCGACCCGTCGCCCCGCCGGGCCGGTCCGACCTGGCGCCAGTTCCTACACGCGCAGGCCCGCGGCATCGTCGCCTGCGACTTCTTCACCGTCGACACGGTGCGGTTGACCCGGCTGTACATACTGTTCTTCCTCGAGCTTGACCGTCGCCGCGTCCATCTGGCCGGGGTCACCCGCCACCCCACCGGCGCCTGGGTCACCCAGCAAGCCCGCAACCTCCTGATCGACCACGACCTGCGACCATCGCCGATCCGCTACCTGATCAGAGACCGGGACACGAAGTTCACCACCGCGTTCGACGCGGTCTTCACCGCCGACAACATCACGATCCTCCGTACCCCCGTCCAGGCGCCGGTCGCGAACGCCTACGCCGAACGCTGGGTCGGCACCGTCCGACGCGAATGCCTCGACCACCTGCTCATCCTCGGCGAACGTCACCTGACCGCTGTCCTCACGGACTTTGTCGATCATTACAACGCACACCGACCCCATCGATCACTCCACCAGCGGCCACCCGCCGCGACCGGCCCGCCACCAGAACCAGCAGCCGCCGTGGTTCGACGGGACCGACTCGACGGTCTCGTCCACGAATACCTGCAGGCAGCATGA